The Sinorhizobium sp. B11 genomic interval CGCCCGCCGCACCGAGCAGCAGGCCGCTTCGCTGGAGGAGACGGTTGCGGCGCTCGGCGATGTCACCCGCGGCCTCAACGGAACGGCGGAAGGCGCCAGCCGCGCCCAGTCTGTCGTGGCAACCGCCCGCACCAACGCGGAAAAGGGTGGTCAGATCGTCTCTCGCGCCATCGCGGCAATGACGGAAATCCAGAACTCCTCGTCGAAGATCGGCAACATTATTGGCGTCATCGACGAGATCGCCTTCCAGACCAACCTGTTGGCGCTGAATGCCGGCGTCGAAGCCGCGCGCGCCGGTGAAGCCGGCAAGGGCTTTGCTGTCGTCGCCCAGGAAGTGCGCGAGCTCGCCCAGCGCTCGGCCAACGCGGCAAGGGAGATCAAGGAACTGATCTCCACCTCCTCGACGCAGGTCAAGACCGGCGTCGAACTGGTCGGCGAATCCGGTGTCTCGCTCGAACAGATCGTCGAACAGGTGACTGCGATGAATGCAACGGTTGCGGAGATCGCGGCGGCTGCCCGCGAGCAGGCCACAAGCCTGCGCGAGGTCTCGGCCGCCGGCGATCAGATGGATAAGGTGACACAGCAAAATGCGGCGATGGTGGAACAGACCACGGCCGCAGCCCAGAGCCTGACGCAGGAAACGGAGAACCTCGCGGAATTGCTGTACCGGTTCCGGACAAGCAGCGCTCGCGCCTCAGAAAATCGGCATTATGCGATGGCGTCCTAACGCGTTCGATCGTTCCCGATGGGGCAGTTCATGAAGGTGTCATCTTCAGAATTGCCCCACAGGCCGATTGCCGTGCAAGATCAAAAGGATCCGAAAAGCTCTCCGAAGCGGTGGCGATGTCCCAGTCAAGACTGGTCATGCGAGCTCGCCGCTCCCGAAACTGATAGGCCTGTAAAACAATGAAGAGCCGCACGTCGCCACTACAGTTCGGTTTTGGCTCGTGTCAGTTTCCTGTGGTGCTTCGCACAGCTCGGACCTTGTAAATCGGCATTGCCGTGCGATGAAGGCTCTCGCCTTGGCGATGTAGAATGCGCATAGTGGCTTGGCGGAGCTGCGCGTTCAAACCGTGCGCGCTGCGTGGACTGGGAGGAGGGCCCAATGACCACGATCCATGAGAAGCAATATCGCACACTGCTGACATCTGCGGAGACGGCGGTCACCATGATCCCGTCCGGGGCGAAGGTTGCGATGCCGCTCGCCGCCGGTCAGCCACCCGCACTCCTGGCAGCACTTGCCGAGCGCGCTCGTGCACGAGCAATCGAGGATGTGCGCCTCTACTATCTGCTTTGCGCCGGCGTTGCCGGCAAAAGCGTATTCGATTTCGAACTGCGCGACCTGATCGTCCCGATGAGTTACTTTCATTCGGGCGTCGAGCGTGCGCTCGACAAGAGGAGATTGGCGGAGGCGTTGCCCGCCGTCGATCTGGTGCCGTGTCATTTCAGTCAGGTGCCACGCTCCATGATCGAGCATGTCGGCGTGGACACGTTGATTGCAACCGTTTCTCGGATGGATGAAGATGGCAATTTCAGCCTTGGCGCCAGCACCGATTATGCCCTGACAATATCGCGAAAACCCGGACTTCGCCTGATCCTCGAAGTCAATAGCAATATGCCTTACGTGCGCGGCGATTGCATGATCCCCGTATCAAGCGCGACGGCACTTGTTGAAAACAACATCAGCCTGCCGATATTGCCCGCCGCCCCTCGCAACGAGGTCGACGACGCCATCGGAGCGATCATTGCTGGTCTGGTCGACGATGGCGATTGCCTGCAGATGGGCATTGGAGCTCTTCCCGATGCCGTATGCTCGGGACTTTCTCGACATCGCCACCTTGGCATCCATACGGAAATGATGACGCCGGGTCTTGCCAGCCTGGTCAAAGCGGGCGTGGTCGACAACAGTCGCAAGCAGACACATGCCGGGCGGTCCATCTTCACCTTCGCACTGGGAGATCAGGCGCTTTACGACTTCCTGGACAACAATCCGTCAGTCGAGGCCTATCCGGTCGATTACGTGAACAATCCCTTCGTCATCGCGCGGAATGATCGGGTCGTGTCGGTCAATGCGACGCTACAGATCGATTTGAACGGCGCGTGCAATTCCGAATTCGTGAACGGACGGCAATTCAGTGCGTCCGGCGGCCAGGTTGATTTCGTGCGCGGTGCTTATGCCTCTCGCGGGGGACGATCGATCATCGCCTGTCATTCGACTGCGGCGAATGGCACGCTTTCGCGTATCGTTCCGACGCTGACCGGACCGGTGACGACATCGCGCAACGATACCCATATCGTCGTTACGGAATATGGATGGGCGAACCTGAAGGGTAGGTCCGTCGCCGAGCGGGCGAGCGCACTGATTGGCCTGGCCCACCCCGATTTTCGTGAAGGGCTCGAGCGGGCAGCCCGTGAGACGGGCCTCTGCTAGCCCTGTCGCTCCTCGAACGATCATGGGCTTCAATACAGGTGTGCATCTTCACCGCGCGGTTCAGACCGCAAGGACGACAGCCCCACCCGCCATACCCGCACCGGCGGCGGCCATGAGAAGGCGCTCTCCGGGTTTGAATGGCCTGCGGTGATTTTCAACTGAAAGGGAGAGCGGAATGGTCGCAGCCGAAGAGTTGCCGAATTCCGCAATCGTGCTCACAAGCTTGCTTTCTTCCAATTCGAGATTGTGGCGAACCGCGTCGCAGAGGCGGGCATTGGCCTGGTGCGGAATGAAGCGATCGATGGTGGAGATCGTTGCGGTGGCCTCGTCGATCGCCTGGCGCGAGGTGCGCGTCATCAATTCGACAGCACGCGAGAAGACCTCGCGCCCATCGCGCATCGTCATCAGCACCTGGTCTGCTGCGGTTTCGGAAGAGAAGGGCCTGTTACTGCCGCCGGACGCTATGGTGATGAGATCATAGCCACTCCCATCCGAAGCCAGGACGGCTGCCTTGAGGCCGCTCTGACCGTTGCTGCATGGGACAAGCACGACCGCGCCGGCGCCATCGGCAAACAGAACGGCGCTGGCGCGTTCCGCCGGGTTGATGCGGCGGCTGAGAATATTGGCGGCCACGACCAGCACTGCTCGGCCATGTGCTCGCACGAAGCCGTCTGCCAGTGTCAGCGCGTAGAGAAAGCCGGAGCAGGCTCCGGCAAGATCGATGGCTCCGGAATTTTTTAAACCGAGCTTGTGTGCCAGCAGCGGCGCCGAGGGCGGCAAGAGATGGTCCGGCGTCGAGGTGGCGAGCAGGATCATGGCGATCTCGCCCGGCGCAATCGCAGCATCCTCAAGGGCCATTTTCCCGGCTTCGGCGGCAAGGCCGCTCAGTGTATCCCCATCGGTTGCCCAATGGCGGGATCGGATGCCGGTGCGCCTTTCGATCCAGCCCTCCTCAAGGCCGAGCCGGTTTTCGATTTCCGCATTGTGGACAATGCGGGATGGAACTGCGTGACCGAATCCGGCGAGCCGGGAGGAGAGGGGCGTCACGACACAGTTTCCTCGAGAACGAGCGAGGCGACTTCATCGATCGCGTCATAGGCGACAGCGATATCCTCGGCGCTCGTGCAATAGGGTGGCATCAGATAGACGACGTTTCCGAGCGGGCGCAGAAGCAGCCCGCGTTCGCGAAACAGCCTGCGCAGGCGCGGCCCCACTTCGGCGAGGTAGCCGCCAGACGGCACAGCAAGATCAAGGGCGGCGATCGTCCCGCATTGCCTGACGTTTACAAATCTCGCGTCGTTCTGGAAGCGCTGCAGATGCTTGGCGTGCTGCGCAGCAAGTTCGGTAATCCGGGTTTCCACCGGTTCATCGTGCCAGACCTGCAGATTGGCGACAGCCGCCGCACAGGCGATTGCGTTAGCGGTATAGGAGCTCGAATGGAAAAAGGTCTTGCGCCGGTCGCGAGACAGATGAGCCTCGAAGATCTCGGCGGTGCAAAGGGTGGCTGCCAGCGGCAGGGCGCCTCCGGTCAGACCCTTCGATGTGCACAGGATATCGGGCGCCACGCCCGCCTGTTCGCAGGCAAAACGCGTTCCGGTGCGACCCCAGCCGGTCATGACCTCATCGGCAATGAACAGGCAGCCGTGCCGGCCGGCGATTTCCTTCAAGGCGGTGAGGACCGCGCTCCCGTAGAATTTCATGCCGCCGGCGCCGAGCACCAACGGTTCGATCAGGATAGCGGCGACTTTTCCCGAACGGCAGATGGTTTCGAACGCATCGAGCGTTTTCTGCTCCCGACCGGGTTCAGGAAAGGGGAGGCGGTCGACACCGAAGAGCAGCGGCTCGAAGGGGGCGTTGAACACGCCGCGCTCCCCGGCGGACATCGCGCCGATCGTGTCGCCATGGTAGCCATGTTCCATCACGACCATGCGATCACGCGCAATGCCGCGATTGTGGAACGTGCCGAGCGCCATCTTGATCGCCACCTCGACGGCCGTCGACCCGCTGTCCGAATAGAAGACGTGTTTCAATCCGGAGGGTGCGAAGGCGAACAGGCGTTCAGCGAGAACTTCTGCGGGTTCATGGGTAAATTCGGCGAAGATGATCTGGTCGTAGGCTTCTGTCGCCTCGCGGATTCCTGCCATGATGGCGGGATGGCGATGGCCATGAGTGATCACCCACCATGACGAGATCGCGTCGAGTATGCGGTTGCCGTCCTCGTCGAACAGATATGCGCCTTCGGTCGCGACGATGCGCTTCATCGGCGGTTCCAGGGCATGCTGTGTGAAGGGATGCCAGACGGGCGAGGGGGTCACGCGCGTGCCTCCATCCGGGCGGCAATGTCGAAGTGCTCGTGAAAGGCGCGGCGCAGTGTTTCAGCAGTCAGGTTTTCCAGCAGCGGCAATCGCCCCAGCGCCTTCACTTGCCCGATAGTGGCGATGGTCGCCTGGCTGTCGGCATTTTCCGGTCCGATGAAAGCGACACCAAAAATGGGAATGTCACGGCTGCGCAGCGCCTCGATGGACAGGAGCGTATGATTGATGGTGCCGAGCGACGTTCGCGCACAGAGAATGACGGGAATGCGCCAGCGGGCGAAGACATCGGCAAAGACCGTTTCTTTCGTGAGTGGGACCAGCAGGCCACCAGCCCCCTCGATGATCAACGGACCGTCGCACTCCGGTGGCTCAAGCCTGGCAGCGTCTATCTCGACACCATCGAGGCGCGCCGAAAGATGCGGCGAGACCGGGGTGGAAAGCCGATAGGTCTCCGGCAGGATATGGTCGGACGGCAGGCCGCTCAGCCGGACGACGGTGTCGCTGTCCGTCTCGTCCTCCAGTCCGGATTGCACGGGCTTCCAGTATCGGGCGTTGAGTGCACCCGCTAGCGCCGCGGCGAACACGGTTTTGCCGATCCCGGTATCCGTGCCGGTTATCACGAAACGGGCGGTCATTTCCTGTGTTTCTCCATGGCGTCGGCAAGGCAATCCAGCATGCTCGCAATCTGCTCCTGATCGACATTGAGCGTAATCGAGAGGCGCAGGCGCGCCGTACCTTCCGGCACGGTTGGCGGACGGATCGCGCGGATGTCGAACCCTTGGGCCTGAAGAGTTTCGGCAATTCGTAGCGCACGCGCGTTGACGCCGATAACGACCGGCTGGATCTGCGAGCCGCTCGGCTCCTTGCCGAATCGGCTCCTCAATCCATAGCCGACAAAAGCGACCAAGCGTTCCAAGGCCTCGCGGCGCTCGGGTTCGTCATCCAGCATGCGCAAGGCCTCGCGCACGCCTGCCGCCATGAGAGGCGAGGGCGCGGTGGAATAGATGAAGGCGCGGGCACGATTGACGAGATAGTCGGCAAGCACGCGGGGGACTGCAAGCAGGGCTCCGGAAACGCCCAGCGCCTTGCCGCAAGTATGCAGGGCAAGCACGTTGTCTCGGCCTTCCAACCCGGTCGCCAGTCCTCTGCCGTTTCTGCCGAAAACGCCGGTGGCATGGGCCTCGTCGATCACGAGAAAGCCCTCGTGGCGTTCGGCAATATCGGCGAGGGCGGCGAGCGGCGCTCTGTCGCCGTCCATGGAATAGAGGCTCTCGACCGCAATCCAAGGACGGCCCCTGCCGCCGCTCCTGCGCCAGTTCCGGATTGCCTCATCGAAGGCGTTCGCATCGTTGTGTTCGGCGCTGACGGACGCTGCCTTGCTCGCCGCAATGCCCTCATGGGCGCTCGCATGAATGAGCGCATCGTGCACAATCAGATCCTCGCGCCGGGGCAAGGTCGAGAAAAGTGCAGAATTGGCGGCGTAGCCGCTGCCGAAATAAAGCACGCGGTCCGCGCCGAAAAACTCGGCGGCTTCCACTTCCAGCGCCTCGTGTTCGGAATGGTTGCCACGCAGCAGACGCGATCCGCCTGCGCCCGGCGGAACGCCCCTTTCCATCGCCGCCATGATCGCCGCCTTGAGGCGCGGGGCGCCCGCAAGTGCAAGAAAATCGTTCGAGGTGAAGTCCACGCCACGCTGCGGCGCCAGGCTGCGCAGCCGCGCCTTGCGCCGCAGGCCCTCCAGCGTGGCGGTATAGTCCGAAAGTATCGCCGTCACACCGCCGGCTCCAGCGGCATCGGAGAAAGGCCGAGACGGCGGAAGAGCGCCGTGTCGTGATCGTCGCCGGGATTGTCTGCGGTCAGCAGCGTGTCGCCAACAAAGATGGAGTTGGCGCCCGCGAAGAAACAGAGCGCCTGCATCTCGTCGCTCATCTCGGTGCGTCCGGCCGAAAGGCGTAGATGCGAGGCTGGCATCAGGATGCGCGCGAGGGCGATCGTTCGCACGAAATCGATCGGATCGACAGGTTCCGCGTCTGCCAGCTTCGAACCGGGAATGGGGATGAGCTGGTTGATCGGCACGCTTTCCGGCGGCACGGGCAGATTTGCCAGCGTCAGCAGCATGGAGATCCGGTCATCCACCGTCTCGCCCATGCCCAGGATCCCCCCGGCACACACCTTGATGCCGGCCATGCGCACCGTTTCCAGCGTATCGAGCCGATCTTCAAAGCTTCGGGTGGTGATGATCTCCGAATAGAAGCGCTCGGACGTGTCGATGTTATGGTTGTAGTAGTCGAGGCCAGCTTCCGCGAGTTCGCCTGCCTGACGCTCAGTCAACATGCCGAGCGTCATGCAGCTTTCCATACCGAGCGCTTTCACACCCTCGACCATGGCGACCAGCGTGTCCATGTCGCGGTCCTTCGGGCTGCGCCAGGCCGCCCCCATACAGTAGCGGGTCGCCCCCGCATCCTTGGCTTTACGCGCCTCGGTGAGAACGCGCTCGACTTCCATCAGCTTCGAGGCCTTCAGGCCGGTCGGGTAGTGGGCGGACTGACTGCAATACCCGCAATCCTCAGCGCATCCACCCGTCTTGATCGACAAAAGACGGCTCATCTGCACGGCGTTGGGGTCGAAATGTGCGCGGTGAATGGTTTGGGCACGGAAGAGCAGATCGCTAAACGGCAAATTATAGATTATTTTGGCGTCGTCCAGCGAGATGCCTGTTGGGCGCGATGCAGAAATCATCAAAAATTCAGAAGTTTGATCGCTTTTTT includes:
- a CDS encoding beta-ketoacyl-ACP synthase III encodes the protein MTPLSSRLAGFGHAVPSRIVHNAEIENRLGLEEGWIERRTGIRSRHWATDGDTLSGLAAEAGKMALEDAAIAPGEIAMILLATSTPDHLLPPSAPLLAHKLGLKNSGAIDLAGACSGFLYALTLADGFVRAHGRAVLVVAANILSRRINPAERASAVLFADGAGAVVLVPCSNGQSGLKAAVLASDGSGYDLITIASGGSNRPFSSETAADQVLMTMRDGREVFSRAVELMTRTSRQAIDEATATISTIDRFIPHQANARLCDAVRHNLELEESKLVSTIAEFGNSSAATIPLSLSVENHRRPFKPGERLLMAAAGAGMAGGAVVLAV
- the bioB gene encoding biotin synthase BioB, coding for MISASRPTGISLDDAKIIYNLPFSDLLFRAQTIHRAHFDPNAVQMSRLLSIKTGGCAEDCGYCSQSAHYPTGLKASKLMEVERVLTEARKAKDAGATRYCMGAAWRSPKDRDMDTLVAMVEGVKALGMESCMTLGMLTERQAGELAEAGLDYYNHNIDTSERFYSEIITTRSFEDRLDTLETVRMAGIKVCAGGILGMGETVDDRISMLLTLANLPVPPESVPINQLIPIPGSKLADAEPVDPIDFVRTIALARILMPASHLRLSAGRTEMSDEMQALCFFAGANSIFVGDTLLTADNPGDDHDTALFRRLGLSPMPLEPAV
- the bioD gene encoding dethiobiotin synthase, with amino-acid sequence MTARFVITGTDTGIGKTVFAAALAGALNARYWKPVQSGLEDETDSDTVVRLSGLPSDHILPETYRLSTPVSPHLSARLDGVEIDAARLEPPECDGPLIIEGAGGLLVPLTKETVFADVFARWRIPVILCARTSLGTINHTLLSIEALRSRDIPIFGVAFIGPENADSQATIATIGQVKALGRLPLLENLTAETLRRAFHEHFDIAARMEARA
- a CDS encoding 4-hydroxybutyrate--acetyl-CoA CoA transferase; the encoded protein is MTTIHEKQYRTLLTSAETAVTMIPSGAKVAMPLAAGQPPALLAALAERARARAIEDVRLYYLLCAGVAGKSVFDFELRDLIVPMSYFHSGVERALDKRRLAEALPAVDLVPCHFSQVPRSMIEHVGVDTLIATVSRMDEDGNFSLGASTDYALTISRKPGLRLILEVNSNMPYVRGDCMIPVSSATALVENNISLPILPAAPRNEVDDAIGAIIAGLVDDGDCLQMGIGALPDAVCSGLSRHRHLGIHTEMMTPGLASLVKAGVVDNSRKQTHAGRSIFTFALGDQALYDFLDNNPSVEAYPVDYVNNPFVIARNDRVVSVNATLQIDLNGACNSEFVNGRQFSASGGQVDFVRGAYASRGGRSIIACHSTAANGTLSRIVPTLTGPVTTSRNDTHIVVTEYGWANLKGRSVAERASALIGLAHPDFREGLERAARETGLC
- a CDS encoding adenosylmethionine--8-amino-7-oxononanoate transaminase is translated as MTPSPVWHPFTQHALEPPMKRIVATEGAYLFDEDGNRILDAISSWWVITHGHRHPAIMAGIREATEAYDQIIFAEFTHEPAEVLAERLFAFAPSGLKHVFYSDSGSTAVEVAIKMALGTFHNRGIARDRMVVMEHGYHGDTIGAMSAGERGVFNAPFEPLLFGVDRLPFPEPGREQKTLDAFETICRSGKVAAILIEPLVLGAGGMKFYGSAVLTALKEIAGRHGCLFIADEVMTGWGRTGTRFACEQAGVAPDILCTSKGLTGGALPLAATLCTAEIFEAHLSRDRRKTFFHSSSYTANAIACAAAVANLQVWHDEPVETRITELAAQHAKHLQRFQNDARFVNVRQCGTIAALDLAVPSGGYLAEVGPRLRRLFRERGLLLRPLGNVVYLMPPYCTSAEDIAVAYDAIDEVASLVLEETVS
- a CDS encoding 8-amino-7-oxononanoate synthase, whose amino-acid sequence is MTAILSDYTATLEGLRRKARLRSLAPQRGVDFTSNDFLALAGAPRLKAAIMAAMERGVPPGAGGSRLLRGNHSEHEALEVEAAEFFGADRVLYFGSGYAANSALFSTLPRREDLIVHDALIHASAHEGIAASKAASVSAEHNDANAFDEAIRNWRRSGGRGRPWIAVESLYSMDGDRAPLAALADIAERHEGFLVIDEAHATGVFGRNGRGLATGLEGRDNVLALHTCGKALGVSGALLAVPRVLADYLVNRARAFIYSTAPSPLMAAGVREALRMLDDEPERREALERLVAFVGYGLRSRFGKEPSGSQIQPVVIGVNARALRIAETLQAQGFDIRAIRPPTVPEGTARLRLSITLNVDQEQIASMLDCLADAMEKHRK